One Desulfatiglans anilini DSM 4660 DNA segment encodes these proteins:
- a CDS encoding DUF4168 domain-containing protein, with translation MLNKFGFVILAVIVCALLWAVPAPSQQHQQGKEGATQPQIEVKDADMDKAAAAYVEVAQIQRELQESLQTAPDLDQRQALQENANQKMIQAVEGEGIDVEKYRQIMAAVSSDEDMRQKFMEKIQELPR, from the coding sequence ATGTTGAACAAATTTGGTTTTGTGATTTTGGCAGTCATCGTTTGTGCACTCTTGTGGGCAGTCCCGGCACCGTCCCAGCAGCATCAACAGGGAAAAGAGGGTGCGACCCAGCCACAGATAGAGGTGAAAGACGCAGACATGGACAAGGCCGCAGCGGCCTACGTGGAGGTTGCGCAGATTCAAAGGGAATTGCAGGAATCTTTGCAAACGGCTCCAGATCTCGATCAACGGCAAGCCCTTCAGGAAAACGCCAATCAGAAGATGATCCAGGCAGTTGAAGGGGAAGGCATTGATGTTGAAAAGTACAGACAGATAATGGCGGCTGTTAGCTCGGACGAAGATATGAGACAGAAATTCATGGAAAAGATTCAGGAATTACCGAGATAG
- a CDS encoding ABC transporter permease has translation MLQGAWVSLTVGFVAVGIAVAVGILLGGIAGYFGGNRLQVGQVLWACAWAAALLSLAQGAGRLALGLFLAGPVIPLLRRLRLLRGPLRFLEWGTFSVDTLVMRLVDIMLCFPSFFLILTVVALLPASMYNIMIVIGLTSWMGTARFVRAEFLSLREQDFVTAARALGIGTWRIIFRHMMPNAIAPVLVSATIGIATAILTEAGLSFLGFGVPPPHATWGNILSDGKNFIFDAPWLTFVPGVAILIVVLCFNLFGEGLREALNPKLRER, from the coding sequence ATGCTGCAGGGGGCGTGGGTCTCCCTCACCGTCGGCTTCGTGGCGGTGGGGATCGCCGTGGCCGTGGGGATCCTGCTGGGCGGGATTGCGGGGTATTTCGGTGGGAACCGGTTGCAGGTCGGGCAGGTGCTCTGGGCGTGCGCCTGGGCGGCGGCGCTGCTTTCTTTGGCGCAGGGCGCGGGGCGTTTGGCGCTCGGCCTCTTCCTGGCCGGTCCCGTCATCCCTCTTCTTCGGCGATTGAGATTGCTGCGCGGCCCCCTGCGCTTCCTGGAGTGGGGGACCTTTTCGGTCGACACCCTCGTCATGCGGCTGGTCGACATCATGCTCTGCTTCCCGAGCTTCTTCCTCATCCTGACCGTGGTGGCGCTTCTCCCCGCAAGCATGTACAACATCATGATCGTCATCGGGCTGACCAGTTGGATGGGGACGGCGCGCTTCGTGCGGGCGGAGTTCCTCTCGCTCCGGGAGCAGGATTTCGTGACGGCGGCCAGGGCCCTGGGGATCGGGACCTGGCGGATCATCTTCCGGCACATGATGCCGAACGCGATTGCCCCCGTGCTGGTCTCGGCCACGATCGGCATCGCGACGGCCATCCTGACCGAGGCCGGACTCAGCTTCCTCGGCTTCGGCGTCCCCCCGCCGCACGCCACATGGGGGAACATCCTCTCCGACGGCAAGAACTTCATCTTCGACGCCCCGTGGCTCACCTTCGTGCCAGGGGTGGCGATCCTCATCGTCGTGCTGTGTTTCAACCTGTTTGGCGAAGGGCTGCGGGAGGCCTTGAATCCAAAACTGCGGGAGAGGTGA
- a CDS encoding PAS domain-containing sensor histidine kinase has protein sequence METRIPSSETDDDRLKFHRFVINSLPTAVVTVDSDMRITGLNPWAERMLGYTLEEVKGRFCGDIMRSSMCRGRCPLQAAINGMKPVSLVESTITNRHGEIIPVRMSAAALLDDQGALIGGVESFQDISRIKTLERERNNIVSMFAHDLKSSISIIGGFVLRLLKHRKNLSDEKQEDYLNIIRKEVSQVDSLISSFLDFSRLMSGRLKLDLALISIDREILDLLESYQVQAAASGIDLELVSEEPLSPVEADSQHLRRVFRNLLDNALKFSKPSTKITVTLSETADEIRVSVQDQGTGIRSEDLPFIFDAFGRGRTSATKEGFGLGLAGAKRIVKAHGGRIEVRSLWGQGSTFSVVLPKPKRQKGLLPMEVRSEPSSS, from the coding sequence ATGGAGACCCGGATTCCATCCTCAGAAACGGATGACGACCGGTTGAAATTCCACCGATTCGTTATCAACAGCCTCCCCACCGCTGTGGTGACGGTGGATTCCGACATGCGCATAACGGGCCTCAACCCCTGGGCCGAACGGATGCTGGGCTACACCTTGGAAGAAGTGAAAGGCCGGTTCTGCGGGGACATCATGAGAAGCTCCATGTGCCGCGGACGCTGCCCCCTGCAGGCCGCCATCAACGGCATGAAGCCCGTTTCGCTGGTCGAGAGCACCATCACGAACCGACACGGAGAGATCATCCCCGTCAGGATGAGCGCAGCCGCGCTGCTCGATGACCAGGGGGCGCTCATCGGCGGCGTCGAATCCTTCCAGGACATCTCCCGTATCAAGACGCTCGAGCGCGAACGGAACAACATCGTCTCCATGTTCGCCCACGACCTCAAATCCAGCATCAGCATCATCGGCGGGTTTGTGCTGCGGTTGCTCAAGCATCGCAAAAACCTCTCCGACGAGAAGCAGGAAGACTATCTGAACATCATCCGCAAGGAGGTCTCCCAGGTCGACTCGCTGATCTCGAGTTTTCTGGACTTTTCCCGCCTGATGTCCGGCAGGCTGAAGCTCGACCTGGCCCTGATCTCGATCGATCGCGAAATCCTAGACCTCCTCGAAAGCTATCAAGTCCAGGCAGCCGCCTCCGGGATCGATCTCGAACTTGTTTCGGAGGAGCCGCTTTCCCCCGTAGAAGCCGACAGTCAGCACCTGCGAAGGGTCTTCAGGAATCTGCTCGACAATGCCCTGAAGTTCTCGAAGCCAAGCACGAAGATCACGGTGACCCTCTCCGAGACTGCGGACGAGATCCGCGTAAGCGTGCAGGACCAGGGGACGGGCATCCGGTCCGAAGACCTGCCTTTCATCTTCGACGCCTTCGGACGTGGACGCACCTCTGCCACGAAGGAAGGCTTCGGTCTGGGGCTTGCCGGGGCAAAACGCATTGTCAAAGCCCATGGCGGCCGCATCGAGGTCCGAAGCCTCTGGGGGCAAGGGTCGACCTTCAGCGTAGTGCTGCCGAAGCCGAAACGCCAGAAGGGCCTACTTCCGATGGAGGTCCGTTCGGAGCCATCTTCTTCTTGA
- a CDS encoding cation diffusion facilitator family transporter, protein MALNHSIERGSPDEGSTSDRETQLIGRVALYAFLVNVGLAGMKAALAFFSNSLAVTAGAIDSGTDAVASLVLFAGVKLSTRKSASFPLGLYKIENLLSVFVAISIFFAGYEIARRILQESLVPPEISLDILLLLLAGTVVTYLFGLYALRVGRRTGSPTLIAEGKHRQVDVLSSVVVLAAVLPPFLGWDFEVRGVSIDQVAAGVVLLFIARAGWELLSDGMRVLLDASADFKTLTDVREILLGHPLVTEVRSLTGRNAGRFRFLQASVAVRTDNLEAAHRISGELETAIRDKIPHVERAMIYCEPEPRVNVRIAVPLADREGTVSRHFGEAPYFGIVTLRTSDGEIQARDLVENPHSQVGTGKGLRVAERLVELKVDKVYVTEDISHKGPGYVFGNAGVEVGMTASERLDEITDEIASRRRWLRTDLHRK, encoded by the coding sequence ATGGCGCTTAATCATTCCATCGAGCGCGGATCCCCGGACGAAGGCTCTACATCCGATCGCGAGACGCAGTTGATCGGGCGCGTCGCCCTGTATGCCTTTCTGGTGAACGTGGGTCTCGCTGGCATGAAAGCGGCCCTGGCTTTTTTCTCGAACAGCCTGGCGGTGACGGCCGGGGCGATCGATTCGGGAACCGATGCCGTCGCCTCACTGGTCCTTTTTGCGGGCGTGAAACTTTCGACCCGCAAGTCCGCATCCTTTCCTCTAGGACTCTACAAGATCGAGAACCTCCTCTCGGTCTTCGTCGCCATTTCGATATTTTTTGCAGGCTATGAGATCGCGAGAAGGATTCTGCAGGAATCCCTCGTGCCGCCCGAGATCTCGCTTGACATTTTGCTCCTGCTCCTTGCAGGCACGGTCGTGACCTACCTCTTCGGACTCTATGCGCTGCGGGTCGGACGCCGGACAGGTTCTCCGACGCTGATCGCCGAGGGGAAGCACCGGCAGGTGGATGTTCTATCGTCTGTTGTCGTTCTGGCAGCGGTGCTGCCTCCTTTTCTTGGATGGGATTTCGAGGTCAGGGGTGTTTCGATCGATCAGGTCGCCGCGGGCGTCGTCCTGCTTTTTATCGCAAGGGCGGGGTGGGAACTGCTCTCAGACGGGATGCGGGTGCTGTTGGACGCCTCGGCTGATTTCAAAACGTTGACCGATGTGCGGGAGATTCTGCTGGGCCACCCGCTCGTGACGGAGGTCCGTTCCCTGACAGGCCGCAACGCCGGACGATTCCGCTTTTTGCAGGCAAGCGTGGCAGTGAGGACAGACAACCTCGAGGCGGCGCACCGGATCAGTGGGGAACTTGAAACAGCGATCCGGGACAAGATCCCCCACGTCGAGCGCGCGATGATCTATTGCGAGCCCGAGCCCCGGGTAAACGTGCGGATAGCGGTCCCCCTGGCGGACCGGGAGGGGACGGTCAGCCGGCACTTTGGGGAGGCGCCGTATTTCGGCATCGTGACGCTGAGGACCTCCGACGGGGAGATTCAGGCGCGGGACCTGGTCGAAAATCCTCATTCGCAGGTGGGTACGGGCAAAGGGCTGCGCGTGGCCGAGCGGCTGGTGGAGCTTAAGGTGGACAAGGTCTATGTGACGGAGGATATCTCGCACAAGGGGCCGGGGTATGTCTTCGGAAACGCGGGAGTGGAGGTCGGAATGACCGCCTCTGAACGGTTGGACGAGATTACCGATGAGATCGCATCAAGAAGAAGATGGCTCCGAACGGACCTCCATCGGAAGTAG
- a CDS encoding ABC transporter ATP-binding protein, which yields MIRTAATETAPILKVNDLRVHFPVRRGFLQRIRGWIKAVDGVDLEVRRSRTLGLVGESGCGKSTLARAVLGLLSASGGSVVYRGRDMTGLSEKEMRPYRREFQMIFQDPYGSLNPRMTIGQSIEEGLRTVGMERRERKARVGELLEQVGLAAANEDRYPHEFSGGQRQRAGIARALSVGPSLVICDEPISALDVSIQAQIINLLNDLQESLGLAYLFISHDLNVVGYLSHDVAVMYLGQIVEYAPAEALYAAPRHPYSKALLAAVPTIEKGREGFVRPLGGDVPSPMDPPPGCRFQGRCPLVEDRCREAPVTLEAVAPDHLVRCWKAL from the coding sequence ATGATCCGGACTGCGGCCACCGAGACAGCGCCGATCCTGAAGGTCAACGACCTGAGGGTGCATTTCCCCGTCCGGCGCGGTTTTCTGCAGCGGATTCGCGGCTGGATCAAGGCTGTGGACGGGGTCGACCTCGAGGTTCGCCGGAGCAGGACCCTGGGACTGGTCGGAGAGTCGGGCTGCGGCAAGTCCACCTTGGCCCGCGCGGTTCTCGGGCTCCTGTCTGCCAGCGGCGGGAGTGTGGTCTACCGCGGCCGGGACATGACCGGCCTCTCGGAAAAGGAAATGCGGCCATACCGCCGGGAGTTCCAGATGATTTTTCAGGATCCCTATGGCTCTTTGAACCCCCGCATGACGATCGGGCAATCCATCGAAGAGGGGCTGCGGACGGTCGGGATGGAGCGGCGTGAACGCAAGGCGCGAGTGGGGGAACTGCTCGAACAGGTGGGGCTTGCCGCAGCGAACGAGGACCGCTACCCTCACGAGTTCAGCGGGGGGCAGCGGCAGCGTGCCGGGATCGCCCGCGCCCTGAGTGTTGGACCGTCTCTGGTCATCTGCGACGAACCGATATCGGCCTTGGACGTCTCGATCCAGGCCCAGATCATCAACCTTCTGAACGATCTCCAGGAAAGCCTGGGGCTGGCCTACCTCTTCATCTCGCACGACCTGAACGTGGTGGGCTATCTGAGCCACGATGTGGCGGTGATGTACCTTGGGCAGATCGTGGAATATGCGCCGGCCGAGGCCCTCTATGCCGCCCCGCGGCATCCGTATTCGAAGGCGCTCCTGGCGGCTGTGCCCACGATCGAAAAAGGGCGGGAAGGCTTTGTACGCCCCTTGGGCGGCGATGTCCCCAGCCCTATGGATCCTCCGCCGGGCTGCCGGTTCCAGGGGCGCTGTCCGCTTGTGGAGGACCGCTGCCGCGAGGCGCCCGTCACACTCGAAGCGGTCGCACCCGATCACCTGGTGCGTTGCTGGAAAGCACTGTGA
- a CDS encoding ABC transporter permease, protein MLSFLGRSLIQKIVTLFFVSVVSFLIIHLAPGSPSQVDPMNPKFTPEMVERFREAFHLDEPLHVQYLRFYADLLTGRSVSWKDNQPVLLKIWERFLNSLPLFIVGTLITWTLSFPVGIRSAIHRGGFYDRSTTFIAYFLISIPGFFFAYVLIILVVNSLEVPVIGMKTFGVGDASWIHGVMDRVWHLLLPSVLGATGGIAVLSRYVRSQMLEVESQDYVRTARAKGLTFDQVHYKHALRNALLPFVTMFGLILPGLIGGSVIIESIFSWPGMGRMAYEAILARDYPVILTVNFISAVLVLAGTLVSDILYVVVDPRIRL, encoded by the coding sequence ATGCTGTCGTTTCTGGGCCGGAGCCTGATTCAGAAGATCGTCACCCTGTTTTTCGTGTCGGTGGTGTCCTTTCTCATCATCCATCTCGCCCCGGGGAGCCCGAGCCAGGTGGACCCGATGAATCCGAAGTTCACGCCCGAGATGGTGGAGCGCTTCCGGGAGGCCTTTCACCTGGATGAGCCGCTCCACGTCCAGTACCTCCGCTTCTACGCGGATCTTCTGACCGGACGGAGCGTCTCCTGGAAGGACAACCAGCCGGTGCTCCTCAAGATCTGGGAGCGCTTCCTGAACAGTCTGCCGCTTTTCATCGTCGGGACGCTCATCACCTGGACCCTCTCGTTTCCGGTGGGCATCCGCTCCGCGATCCACCGCGGAGGGTTCTACGACCGGAGCACCACCTTCATCGCCTACTTCCTCATCTCGATTCCCGGATTTTTCTTCGCCTATGTCCTGATCATCCTCGTCGTCAACAGCCTGGAAGTGCCGGTGATCGGGATGAAGACCTTCGGGGTGGGGGATGCCTCCTGGATCCATGGGGTCATGGACCGTGTCTGGCACCTGCTCCTGCCTTCCGTCCTGGGGGCCACCGGAGGGATCGCTGTCCTTTCCCGCTACGTGCGCAGCCAGATGCTCGAGGTGGAGAGCCAGGACTACGTTCGCACGGCCCGCGCCAAAGGGCTCACGTTCGACCAGGTACATTACAAGCACGCCCTCAGGAACGCCCTCCTGCCTTTCGTCACCATGTTCGGGCTGATTTTGCCCGGCCTGATCGGGGGGTCGGTGATCATCGAATCCATCTTTTCCTGGCCGGGCATGGGCCGCATGGCCTACGAGGCGATCCTTGCGCGGGACTATCCGGTCATTCTGACCGTGAATTTCATCTCAGCCGTCCTGGTTCTGGCCGGGACGCTCGTTTCGGACATCCTGTACGTGGTGGTGGACCCGAGGATTCGGCTGTGA
- a CDS encoding ABC transporter substrate-binding protein: MALLRWLLAMVPAVFICLAGCGERAGLNLRERATVQLKWVHQAQFAGFYAAQENGLYTRENLQVDFLEGGEEVDVVGSLLSGKAQFAVLSPEDVLVRRSAGAPLVAVAALYRRSAVVYAVKKGSGIGRLSDFRGRTAAVSGEKDSFCEFEYQFRALLKRAGLPESEVDFLPYDSSYKEFIEDRADITAAYITAGVVKLNREGCELDLFRPADYGIRFYSDLLVTTEKMLVRDPGLVERFSRATLEGWRIALADRDAALDAVMKYARIKDREYQSAMMEAQAPLVDTGEDRIGWMKEKDWHEMQAVLVEEGVLTSPVDVSRAFTMAVLERIYAGGGR; this comes from the coding sequence ATGGCTCTACTCAGATGGCTTTTGGCGATGGTTCCAGCGGTATTCATTTGTCTGGCCGGGTGCGGTGAGAGGGCAGGGCTCAATCTGCGCGAGCGCGCGACCGTGCAATTGAAATGGGTTCATCAGGCGCAGTTTGCGGGGTTTTATGCGGCCCAGGAAAATGGGTTGTATACGCGGGAGAATCTGCAGGTGGACTTCCTCGAGGGCGGAGAGGAGGTCGATGTGGTGGGTTCCCTCCTTTCGGGGAAGGCGCAGTTTGCGGTCTTGAGTCCTGAAGATGTGTTGGTGAGGCGGAGTGCCGGGGCGCCGCTCGTGGCGGTTGCCGCGTTGTACAGGCGCAGCGCGGTGGTATATGCTGTCAAAAAAGGGTCGGGGATTGGGAGGCTCTCTGATTTTAGAGGGAGGACCGCAGCGGTGAGCGGGGAGAAGGATTCGTTCTGCGAATTCGAGTACCAGTTTCGTGCATTGCTCAAAAGGGCCGGCCTGCCGGAATCCGAGGTCGACTTTCTGCCTTACGACAGCTCCTACAAGGAGTTCATCGAGGACAGAGCGGACATCACCGCCGCGTATATCACGGCAGGGGTTGTCAAACTGAACCGCGAGGGATGCGAACTCGATCTCTTCCGGCCTGCGGATTACGGCATACGATTTTATTCCGACCTCCTCGTGACGACTGAAAAAATGCTGGTACGGGATCCGGGGTTGGTCGAGCGGTTTTCGCGTGCGACCCTGGAAGGGTGGCGCATCGCCCTGGCGGACCGGGATGCCGCCCTTGATGCCGTGATGAAGTATGCCCGGATCAAAGACAGGGAGTACCAGTCGGCGATGATGGAAGCACAGGCGCCCCTGGTCGACACCGGCGAAGACAGGATCGGGTGGATGAAGGAGAAAGACTGGCACGAAATGCAGGCGGTGTTGGTGGAGGAGGGGGTTCTGACCTCGCCGGTAGACGTGAGCAGGGCATTTACTATGGCCGTCCTCGAGAGAATCTATGCAGGGGGCGGGAGATGA
- a CDS encoding sigma-54-dependent transcriptional regulator has protein sequence MPERNAEKELVLIVEDDEALGTLLEEEIEDCGLEVRWTPSAEEAWKLMEGWWPDVIVCDLRLPGMDGLGFLKEVQEKAADLPPKFLIITAFGTISRAVEALKAGAEDFLTKPLDLEHFTLSVTRILERKRLQEAVNWMKGAFPPDSFHGMYGSSAAMRLLFEQIRQVADAQGPVLILGESGSGKELVTRAIHNESTRANGPFLPVNCAGIPEHLVESEFFGHAAGSFTGAQRSRQGLFAEAEGGSLFLDEISEMPLFLQAKLLRILQDGKVRRVGENKEHQADVRVLAATHRDLEEEVRQGRFREDLFFRLETFTVKVPPLRERGEDIELLAGRFLQQFSLALNRRIKGFSHTALEKIARYPFPGNVRELRNAVERAVTFATGAWIQPEHLPTRIRNYNSAIGEPRNDKREFLGAGEILPPLAEIEQRYIRHVLKRVNGNKRQAAAILGIGRRTLYRKIGEKMQDGLNTE, from the coding sequence ATGCCGGAAAGAAATGCAGAAAAGGAACTCGTATTGATTGTGGAGGACGACGAAGCCCTCGGGACACTTCTTGAGGAGGAGATAGAGGATTGTGGACTGGAGGTGCGTTGGACGCCAAGCGCCGAGGAAGCATGGAAACTCATGGAGGGTTGGTGGCCTGACGTGATTGTCTGTGACCTGAGGCTTCCGGGCATGGACGGCCTCGGCTTTCTCAAAGAAGTTCAGGAAAAGGCGGCCGATTTGCCTCCCAAATTCCTGATTATCACGGCCTTCGGCACCATTTCAAGGGCCGTGGAGGCTTTGAAGGCAGGCGCAGAGGACTTTCTCACAAAACCCCTTGACTTGGAGCATTTCACGTTGTCTGTAACACGGATACTGGAGAGAAAGCGTCTCCAGGAGGCGGTCAATTGGATGAAGGGAGCGTTTCCGCCGGACAGCTTCCACGGCATGTATGGTAGCAGTGCAGCCATGCGCCTTCTGTTCGAACAGATACGCCAAGTTGCGGATGCCCAGGGGCCTGTCCTGATCCTGGGGGAGAGCGGCTCGGGAAAAGAACTGGTAACGAGGGCTATTCATAACGAGAGCACACGCGCAAACGGGCCCTTTCTGCCTGTCAACTGCGCCGGGATCCCGGAACATCTGGTGGAAAGCGAATTTTTCGGCCATGCAGCGGGTTCCTTCACCGGCGCACAGAGGAGCCGTCAGGGCCTTTTTGCGGAGGCTGAAGGGGGCTCGTTGTTCCTGGACGAGATTTCCGAAATGCCCCTTTTTCTCCAGGCAAAACTCCTGCGCATCCTCCAGGACGGGAAGGTCAGGCGGGTGGGAGAGAACAAGGAACACCAGGCAGACGTACGAGTCCTGGCAGCCACCCACAGGGACCTTGAGGAAGAGGTCCGCCAGGGCCGTTTTCGGGAGGACCTCTTTTTCCGGTTAGAGACCTTTACCGTAAAGGTCCCGCCGCTGAGGGAACGGGGCGAAGATATCGAACTGCTTGCGGGCAGATTCCTGCAGCAGTTTTCCCTTGCCCTCAACAGGAGGATCAAAGGATTCTCCCATACCGCCCTGGAAAAGATCGCCAGATATCCCTTTCCGGGGAATGTGCGGGAACTCCGCAATGCCGTGGAAAGGGCCGTCACCTTTGCCACCGGAGCATGGATTCAACCAGAGCACCTGCCGACGAGGATCAGGAATTACAATTCGGCGATAGGCGAACCAAGGAACGATAAACGCGAGTTCCTCGGGGCAGGTGAGATACTCCCGCCCCTGGCTGAAATCGAACAGCGCTATATTCGTCATGTTCTAAAACGGGTCAATGGAAACAAGCGTCAAGCCGCCGCCATCCTGGGCATCGGTAGGAGGACTCTTTACCGAAAAATCGGGGAGAAAATGCAAGATGGGTTGAATACAGAGTAG
- a CDS encoding sensor histidine kinase: MMRSIAIFPPTLGLRSALLIYVVTPLISALGLSGYFALNSFEKEVEARMKSDLELVARAVQLPLSYALEKDRMGSIMLALESVFSIKRVYSAYVYDKEGAEIATLGLEDPDPEPERLTKLAADGKRRGEYLRIAGREVYSYFVPLTDTSGQINGLFQLTRKGTDFVDHLRSVRIKGAVALLFLLLILSGVVLYGHHRALGLDLKRLASVMSRVAQGDREERFAHKGPREIAALGASFNHMLNSIQKAEQQLEEQRKEQAKLEEELRRAEKLAAMGRFAAGTAHELGTPLSVISGKAQRALRNPHLEPEHRQAFLAIRNQVLRMQCIIKQLMDFTRSNPIRYAAALPSRLAGSAAAAVAEDSEANRTAVALRGPKDAKPILMDAMRVEQALINLLRNAIQSASGGNVLLSWEQGEEWVGFCVEDNGPGVPVEKRSEIFEPFYTTKQVGQGTGLGLSVVYAVAEEHGGYVEVDDSRMGGACFRLMLPARAADNG; the protein is encoded by the coding sequence ATGATGCGTAGCATTGCCATTTTCCCTCCCACTCTTGGTTTGCGGTCGGCCCTCTTGATCTACGTGGTGACCCCGCTGATCAGCGCCTTGGGTCTCAGCGGATACTTTGCACTCAACTCGTTTGAAAAGGAGGTCGAGGCGCGGATGAAAAGCGACCTGGAGCTTGTAGCCCGCGCTGTCCAGCTGCCCCTGAGTTACGCCCTGGAAAAGGACAGAATGGGGAGCATAATGTTAGCGTTGGAGTCGGTTTTCTCCATCAAGCGGGTATACAGCGCCTATGTCTATGACAAGGAAGGAGCTGAGATCGCCACCCTCGGATTGGAGGATCCAGACCCAGAGCCTGAACGGCTGACCAAACTCGCGGCTGATGGAAAGCGACGGGGTGAGTATCTCCGTATTGCAGGGCGAGAGGTATATTCCTACTTCGTGCCTTTGACCGACACAAGCGGGCAGATCAACGGGCTTTTCCAGTTGACCCGGAAAGGTACGGATTTCGTCGATCACCTGCGGTCCGTTAGAATAAAAGGGGCCGTAGCCTTGCTTTTTCTGCTCCTGATACTCTCCGGCGTTGTCCTTTACGGTCATCACCGCGCGCTCGGACTGGATCTGAAGCGCCTGGCATCGGTCATGTCGAGGGTCGCACAGGGGGACCGTGAAGAGAGGTTTGCTCACAAAGGGCCGAGGGAGATTGCGGCATTGGGGGCCAGCTTCAACCACATGCTCAACAGCATTCAGAAGGCAGAGCAGCAACTGGAGGAGCAGCGCAAGGAACAGGCCAAATTGGAGGAGGAGTTGCGCCGTGCTGAAAAATTGGCCGCCATGGGGAGATTTGCTGCAGGGACGGCCCACGAACTGGGGACTCCTTTGAGCGTCATCAGCGGGAAGGCTCAGCGAGCTCTTCGGAATCCGCACTTAGAACCTGAGCATCGGCAGGCATTCCTCGCCATCCGAAATCAGGTCCTTCGGATGCAATGCATCATCAAGCAGTTGATGGACTTTACACGCAGCAATCCCATCAGGTATGCCGCTGCACTCCCATCTCGCCTGGCGGGATCTGCGGCTGCTGCCGTAGCAGAAGATAGCGAGGCCAACCGGACGGCCGTCGCCCTGCGGGGTCCCAAAGACGCTAAGCCGATCCTGATGGACGCCATGAGGGTTGAGCAGGCCCTCATTAATCTCCTTCGCAACGCTATCCAGAGCGCCAGCGGGGGGAACGTCCTTCTTTCGTGGGAACAAGGAGAGGAATGGGTGGGCTTTTGCGTGGAAGACAACGGTCCGGGCGTACCCGTGGAAAAGCGCTCCGAAATCTTTGAGCCATTTTATACGACGAAACAGGTGGGACAAGGCACAGGCCTTGGTCTGTCTGTGGTGTATGCAGTAGCCGAAGAACATGGCGGCTATGTAGAGGTAGACGACAGTCGGATGGGGGGCGCATGTTTCAGGCTCATGCTCCCTGCGAGGGCGGCTGACAATGGGTAG
- a CDS encoding ABC transporter ATP-binding protein: protein MELKTETLLSVADLHITFKTLAGPAKAVEGVSLGVRRGETVALVGESGCGKSVTALSFLGLLPRAAVVEQGSARLGGVELLGLDEEELRKIRGRRISMVFQEPLTSLNPVFKVGDQIGEAIRVHEAVDEDEIRRRVVTLLRDVGIPNPEERLDDYPHQLSGGQRQRVMIAMALSCNPELMIADEPTTALDVTVQAQILALMRSLQEERRMSILYITHDLGVVSQVAERVYVMYAGMIVEEGRTPTLFEDPRHPYTQGLLASLPSRGKRGRRLSSIPGHVPDPACRPAGCPFHPRCPRAMESCRGSVPTMIDLGDGHQARCLRAHESAPNPAEPGQRPADGDRRVKG, encoded by the coding sequence ATGGAGCTGAAAACCGAAACCCTGCTGAGTGTGGCGGATCTTCACATTACGTTCAAAACCCTGGCCGGCCCTGCGAAGGCGGTGGAAGGGGTGTCCCTCGGCGTTCGCCGGGGGGAGACCGTTGCGCTGGTGGGGGAGTCCGGCTGCGGAAAGAGCGTCACGGCGCTTTCTTTCCTCGGCCTGCTGCCGCGGGCGGCCGTGGTCGAACAGGGGAGTGCGAGGCTCGGGGGGGTCGAGCTGCTCGGGCTGGATGAAGAGGAACTGCGGAAGATTCGGGGAAGGCGGATCTCGATGGTCTTTCAGGAACCGTTGACTTCATTGAACCCGGTATTCAAGGTCGGGGATCAGATCGGGGAAGCCATCCGGGTGCACGAGGCAGTCGATGAAGATGAAATCAGAAGGCGCGTGGTCACTCTCTTGAGGGACGTCGGCATTCCGAACCCGGAGGAGCGCCTGGACGACTATCCGCATCAGCTGAGCGGAGGACAGCGCCAGCGGGTCATGATCGCGATGGCGCTGTCGTGCAACCCGGAGCTGATGATCGCGGACGAGCCGACGACGGCCCTCGACGTGACCGTGCAGGCCCAGATCCTGGCGCTGATGCGCTCGCTTCAGGAGGAGCGGCGGATGTCGATCCTGTACATCACGCATGACCTGGGGGTCGTATCCCAGGTGGCGGAGCGGGTCTATGTCATGTATGCAGGGATGATCGTCGAGGAGGGGCGGACGCCGACGCTTTTCGAGGACCCGAGGCACCCTTATACGCAGGGGCTGCTGGCCTCGCTCCCCAGCCGCGGGAAGAGGGGGCGAAGATTGAGCAGCATCCCAGGACACGTGCCCGATCCGGCCTGCAGACCCGCGGGCTGCCCCTTTCACCCCCGCTGCCCGAGGGCGATGGAATCGTGCCGGGGATCGGTCCCGACGATGATCGATTTGGGCGACGGACACCAGGCGCGCTGCCTGAGAGCTCACGAGAGCGCGCCGAATCCGGCAGAACCGGGGCAAAGGCCGGCTGACGGGGATCGGCGGGTGAAGGGATGA